The sequence CGTAGATGATGCCCGCCTGCATGGCCTCGACGGTGTTCTTGCCGATGACGCTGCGCGGCCGGGCCAGCTCGATCTTGCGCAGCTGGGCGCCCTTGACGCCCAGCGCCTCGACCGAGATCTCGATCCCGGGCGAGATGACGCCGCCGGTGTACTCGCCCCGGGCCGAGACCGCGTCGAAGGTGGTGGCCGTGCCGAAGTCGACGACGATGGCCGGACCTCCGTACAGGTCGACGGCGGCGACCGCGTTGATGATGCGGTCCGCGCCGACCTCCTTCGGGTTGTCCATCAGGATCGGCACCCCGGTCTTGATGCCCGGCTCCACGAGCACGGCGGGGACGTCGCCGTAGTAGCGGCGGGTCACCTCGCGCAGCTCGTGCAGCACGGCCGGGACCGTGGAGCAGATCGCGATGCCCTCGATGCCGTCGCCCAGCTCCATGCCGAGCAGCGGGTGCATGCCCATCAGGCCCTGGAGCAGCACCGCGAGCTCGTCGGCCGTGCGGCGGGCGTCGGTGGAGATCCGCCAGTGCTCGACGATCTCCTCGCCGTCGAACAGGCCGAGGACGGTGTGGGTGTTCCCGACGTCGATGGTGAGCAGCATCAGGCGCCGGCCCCGTCGGTGTCGCGGAAGTCCAGGCCGATGTCGAGGATCGGCGAGGAGTGGGTCAGCGCGCCGACCGCCAGGTAGTCCACGCCGGCCTCCGCGTAGGCGCGGGCCGAGTCGAGGGTGAGCCGGCCGGAGGACTCCAGGACCGCGCGACCGCCGGTCAGGGCGACCGCGTCGGCGGTCTCGGCCGGGGTGAAGTTGTCCAGCAGGATCAGGTCCGCGCCCGCGTCCAGCACCTCGGTGAGCTGGGCCGGCGTGTCGACCTCGACCTCGATCGCCAGGTCCGGGAACTCCTCCCTGACCCGCTTGAACGCCTCGGCGACCCCGCCCGCCGCGATGACGTGGTTGTCCTTGACGAGCGCGGCGTCGGACAGCGAGAACCGGTGGTTGACGCCGCCGCCGCAGCGCACCGCGTACTTCTCCAGGGCGCGCAGGCCCGGGGTCGTCTTGCGGGTGTCGCGGACCTCGGCCTTCGTACCCTCCAGCACATCGGCCCAGGCGCGGGTCGCGGTGGCGATCCCGGAGAGCCGGCAGAGCAGGTTGAGGGCGCTGCGCTCGCCGGTGAGCAGGTCGCGGGTGCGGGTGGTGACGGTCAGCAGCTTCTGGCCGGGAACGACGCGGTCGCCGTCCTCGACGTGCCGCTCGACCTCGAACTCGGAGGTGCAGACGATCGACAGGACCGCCTCCGCCACGCGCAGACCCGCCACCACACCGGCCTCGCGGGCGGTGAAGTCACCGGTGGCCATGGCGTCCTCGGCGACGGTGGCGACGGTCGTGACGTCCACCCCGCCGTCCAGGTCCTCCGCGATGGCCAGGTGTGCGATGTCCTCGACCTGGATGGGGTCCAGGCCGGAGTCGGCGAGGAGCTGGGCGAGCGCGGGGTCGAGCCCGCACTCCTCGAACTCCTCCTCGCCGCCGCAGCCGCAGCCGTCGCCGCAGCCGCCCGCGGCGGGTGCGGGCGCGCCGACCCGGATCAGCGGTACGTCCACGGGAGTGGGGCGCGGATTCTCTTCGGGCGTGCTCACGGTTACGGCTCCTCGGGAGTGGGGTGGGTGGTGCTCGTCGCTGCGCAGTCTGCTGCCCCGGGCGCGTCCACGGGCCCGAACGCCTCGGTATCCGTCCGACGGAGGACGAGGCTCCGGTCGGAGTCGAGCCGTACGACGAGGTGGCGGCGCCAGTGCGCGTCGTCGCGCTCGGGCCGGTCCTCGCGCCAGTGGCAGCCGCGGGTCTCCTCGCGCTGCCGGGCGGCGGCGACCAGGACCCGGGAGACCAGCAGCAGGTTGGTGGCCTCCCACGCCTC is a genomic window of Streptomyces sp. NBC_00708 containing:
- a CDS encoding type III pantothenate kinase, whose amino-acid sequence is MLLTIDVGNTHTVLGLFDGEEIVEHWRISTDARRTADELAVLLQGLMGMHPLLGMELGDGIEGIAICSTVPAVLHELREVTRRYYGDVPAVLVEPGIKTGVPILMDNPKEVGADRIINAVAAVDLYGGPAIVVDFGTATTFDAVSARGEYTGGVISPGIEISVEALGVKGAQLRKIELARPRSVIGKNTVEAMQAGIIYGFAGQVDGVVERMKKELAADPDDVTVIATGGLAPMVLGESSVIDEHEPWLTLIGLRLVYERNVSRL
- the nadC gene encoding carboxylating nicotinate-nucleotide diphosphorylase, whose product is MSTPEENPRPTPVDVPLIRVGAPAPAAGGCGDGCGCGGEEEFEECGLDPALAQLLADSGLDPIQVEDIAHLAIAEDLDGGVDVTTVATVAEDAMATGDFTAREAGVVAGLRVAEAVLSIVCTSEFEVERHVEDGDRVVPGQKLLTVTTRTRDLLTGERSALNLLCRLSGIATATRAWADVLEGTKAEVRDTRKTTPGLRALEKYAVRCGGGVNHRFSLSDAALVKDNHVIAAGGVAEAFKRVREEFPDLAIEVEVDTPAQLTEVLDAGADLILLDNFTPAETADAVALTGGRAVLESSGRLTLDSARAYAEAGVDYLAVGALTHSSPILDIGLDFRDTDGAGA